In Quercus robur chromosome 10, dhQueRobu3.1, whole genome shotgun sequence, a genomic segment contains:
- the LOC126704036 gene encoding uncharacterized protein LOC126704036, with amino-acid sequence MHLQGVPDEIMCRAFPTTLKGSARIWFNRLTPNSIGTFKELSAQFASHFIRGHRYKKSTACLMNIKQWEDETLRSYITRFNKEALSIDEVDDKILIAALTNELRKGKFLFSLYKNDLKTMSDVLYRATKYMNAEDALLAREERSKKRERQEDPRQDRGRKMPRTGSR; translated from the coding sequence atgcaccttcaaggggtgCCAGACGAGATCATGTGCAGAGCCTTCCCCACCACACTAAAGGGATCCGCAAGAATCTGGTTTAACAGGCTGACACCCAACTCCATTGGAACCTTCAAGGAGTTAAGTGCCCAGTTCGCCTCACACTTCATCAGGGGGCATAGGTATAAAAAGTCTACTGCGTGCCTAATGAACATTAAACAATGGGAGGATGAGACGCTAAGGTCCTATATCACCCGCTTTAACAAAGAGGCTCTCTCAATCGATGAAGTAGACGACAAGATACTCATAGCTGCCTTAACGAACGAACTACGGAAGGGTAAGTTCCTGTTTTCCCTATACAAGAACGACCTGAAAACTATGTCGGATGTGCTGTATAGGGCaaccaagtacatgaatgcgGAAGATGCATTGCTAGCTCGAGAAGAAAGGTCCAAGAAGAGGGAAAGGCAGGAAGACCCGCGGCAGGACAGAGGGCGGAAGATGCCTAGAACTGGATCTCGGTGA